One window from the genome of Candidatus Spechtbacterales bacterium encodes:
- a CDS encoding UTP--glucose-1-phosphate uridylyltransferase, giving the protein MKVRKAIIPVAGFGTRFLPATKVQPKEMLPIADKPVVHYLVEEAVEAGIEEILFVINSNKHVIGDYFARDMDLENFLKKRGKEDLLDRIKHIHKMAHFLYVHQDEPLGSGDAILRGESFINNEPFAVFYADDVMDYPKDKPAIGQLIDIYNEYETSVMGLVDVPREYTYKYGVMEGEKLKDKVHRVDKVVEKPKPEDAPSTLASVGRFILTGEVFEHIKNSPEIKNEIYLASALDGLSKSGKMYGYEMEGVWHDCGNKFGFWKANFEIGLKNEEISSEAKEYLEEFFKKNS; this is encoded by the coding sequence ATGAAAGTACGTAAAGCAATAATACCTGTAGCGGGGTTTGGCACCCGCTTTTTGCCTGCAACAAAGGTACAGCCAAAAGAAATGCTCCCAATAGCCGATAAGCCCGTTGTCCACTACCTTGTGGAAGAGGCAGTAGAGGCGGGAATAGAGGAGATACTCTTTGTTATAAACTCAAACAAGCATGTCATAGGCGACTATTTTGCCCGCGATATGGACTTGGAAAACTTCCTTAAAAAGAGGGGAAAAGAGGACCTTTTAGACAGAATAAAGCACATTCACAAGATGGCGCATTTTCTCTATGTACACCAGGACGAGCCACTCGGTTCGGGAGACGCTATTTTAAGAGGTGAAAGCTTCATAAACAACGAACCATTCGCTGTTTTTTACGCGGATGATGTAATGGACTATCCCAAAGATAAGCCCGCTATAGGGCAACTCATAGATATCTATAACGAGTATGAAACATCAGTTATGGGGCTTGTAGATGTTCCTCGTGAATATACTTATAAATACGGCGTAATGGAAGGCGAAAAACTAAAAGACAAGGTTCATAGGGTAGATAAGGTTGTGGAAAAACCCAAGCCCGAAGATGCCCCCTCAACACTTGCCAGCGTGGGACGTTTTATTCTCACGGGTGAGGTGTTTGAACATATAAAAAATTCTCCTGAAATAAAAAACGAAATTTACCTTGCAAGCGCTCTTGATGGGCTTTCAAAGAGTGGTAAAATGTACGGATATGAAATGGAGGGTGTCTGGCACGACTGCGGTAATAAATTCGGTTTTTGGAAGGCGAATTTTGAAATAGGACTAAAGAACGAAGAAATATCCAGCGAAGCCAAAGAATACCTTGAGGAATTTTTTAAAAAAAATTCCTAA
- a CDS encoding MFS transporter, with protein MKRFIPRLNRIVKTLIFYDFVVYSGWGLVAPVFAIFILEKIDGGSIVIAGIAISIYWGCKALLQIPIGKYLDSINTRRMNLNFIMIGTSIMSCVPLVYIFVSQPWELYSLQIVHAMGVSMAVPAWGGVFMRHIDEGKESETWSAESSILGLGLAAAGLTGGLVIENFGFTPIFIAISIIGFCGVFLIHTIKTDKEPHLQEMEAAAVPIRKNNRYLR; from the coding sequence ATGAAGCGATTTATTCCCCGCTTAAACCGAATAGTTAAAACCCTGATATTCTATGATTTTGTAGTGTATTCGGGCTGGGGACTGGTAGCTCCGGTTTTTGCTATTTTTATACTTGAAAAAATAGACGGTGGAAGTATTGTTATAGCGGGAATTGCTATAAGTATATACTGGGGCTGCAAAGCCCTGCTACAAATACCGATTGGCAAATATCTTGATTCAATAAACACGCGCAGAATGAACCTTAACTTTATTATGATAGGTACAAGCATAATGAGCTGCGTACCTTTGGTATATATTTTTGTTTCCCAGCCATGGGAGCTTTACTCGCTACAAATAGTGCACGCCATGGGAGTTTCTATGGCGGTGCCGGCATGGGGCGGAGTGTTTATGCGCCACATAGACGAAGGGAAAGAAAGCGAGACATGGAGCGCGGAAAGTTCTATACTCGGTCTTGGGCTTGCCGCGGCGGGGTTAACCGGAGGACTGGTTATTGAGAATTTCGGTTTTACACCTATTTTTATCGCTATATCTATAATAGGGTTTTGCGGAGTATTTTTAATACATACTATAAAAACAGACAAGGAACCACACCTTCAAGAGATGGAAGCGGCCGCGGTGCCCATAAGAAAGAACAACAGATATTTGAGGTAA